TAAATGACATTTATTCAAATAAGTCAAGCTGATGTGGTTTGCTGGTTTTGTCTATTGGTCAGACTAGATTCTACGTCCGATAGGCGAATGCATACATTCTTCAATAAATAATATAGTCTATTGTGATTTAAAGAAAATGTTATGATATATATAGAAAATGATATATATATATATATATATATATATATATATTGTTGTTTTGACAGATTGGAATTGAGTGCCAACTAAGTGCAGAAGAATTGGCTCAACAAGTTCAGCAAACTTTCTGCTAATAAAAGAAGGATTAAATAGGTCTTCCACATAAACCCTAACGAGAGATCAGTACTTACTCACTTTCTCTCCTCATTATCCTTTCAATTATTTTCAAACATTCCTACAAACATATGTCGTTGTTTTGAATAACATTGTTATTTAATATTTTAAACACAGTAATCAGATATATAACAAATATAAATGGGGTTTTACAAGTTATCAGCTTCATATATAACATCCTTCGTCACATGTTATTTTATTTAAGTTGTAACAGTACTCCTACCATGTAACTTAATCTTTTTAATTACATCGAGAATTGTAGCTTGTAAGTTCATGAATGAATATGTGTCTGGCTTTCACGTGGATTTATTTATTTTAACTTGAATGCAATAGTCAGTATTCTAAAGAAAACTTTTGTTTAAAAGATACATATTTTATATTTTCAATGCAATTTTTGTCAACTAATAATGAGAAATTGTGAAGTTTAAGAACATTAATTGCATTTTTTAAAATATTATTGGTTTAAAAATATAGGAAATATAAAATTACAAAAGACTATGCATTTATAACTAAATTTTAATATGTTTTATTAAAAAGTATGAAAATTCTAAAACATGGATCTTTTATGAACGGAAAGAATATATTTTATAATTGGCTTTTTGTTATACTTTATTTTTTGAATGAATATAAAATTTATTCAAACAAAATGATACTTACACCAAGAGCTCTTATTCTGAAAGTGTTTTTTTTTCTGATAGTAAAAGAATTAAATAATGAAACCTATTTTGCTAGAGCATCTTCAATGGTAAACTTCATATTTTTCTTCAAAAAAGAATATTCTAAGTATATTCTATCACCACTTTATAGTTTATTTATTAATAACACTTTATCTTTTATCAAATTTACTAATTTTACTCATCTATTTTGTTTTAACATTAATTCGACCCAACTACTATTTACCGTAAGTTAATAATTATTATATGATAAAATTATTACACATTAACATAAATAAATAAACAAAAAAATTAGAATTTATAAAGAAACACTAAATACATATATCTCTAAGTGTTTAACAAAAGTATTTTAAAACAAAAATTGAGTTTATTTTATTCTAAATTCTTCTAAATCAAACATAAGATACTTAGTTATTAATAATTTCATGTTTTTCGTTATTAACATTCAATTAGATAAAAATAATCATATAAACTTTAAAATTAATTGGATGTCATTAACACTTCTAATTTGTTAAGTGCAATATAACAATAAATAAAAGTTAAGAATTAGTTTGTAAACAAAAAATTTTATTTTCAAAAAATGAAGAACATAACAGTATTTCTTCAAATTTGAAGAAATATTGTTCAATTATTCAAAATTCAAAGAAATGAATTAAAAAATGAAGTACCATTAGAATAAAAAATGAAGCAAAAAATAAAAAATAAAACACCATTGGAGATGCTCTTATACTGTATATATACTACTTATCTAAATATTTTATAGAATTTTGTTATGGATAATTTACATATGTGGATGGCCATTATAATATTTATCTTCTAGAATATTTTAGATATTCTAGATCTTTAGATTAAATTAAAAATTTCAATTGTATATCTATATAAGTATTTATTACTCATGTAATAAACACACAAAAAATATCTTCCATTCACAAGATTTATCATCACAATAGTTTCTTTCGGTCGCAGTGTCGTTTCATTCTCCTATACTTTTGGTCGTTCAACAAGGTTAGTAGTAGTCTCACTGCTTGTGATTCCAATAATCGAGCATTCATTTTTTTTTATTAATTTCCGTTAGAATACTATGCCGATCAATCTAAACATGCATAGATATTCATTGCTTTGATAATATAATTATGAATCAGCTGTATTGTTTGACTTAGTTTCATTCATATAATTATATGTTTGTTTTGGTAAAATATAACGATTAATATTTACTTTTATATCTGATGATTTATAATAAATTTACTATAACATATTTAGTCTCAAAATATATCTATTTTAGTTATTCCAGTCATGTATGTGTTTATTTGGTTAATATAAGCCAATCCAGCGATGTTAAACAGAATGAGATATTAGGAGAAACGCAATGATTTTTCAACCGAATCAGTAAGTTTAAATGTTAAATTAGTATGGTTCAACTAAAATCGAAAGCTCAATATGAAAAATGACTAAACTGGTGGAAGGAAAAGTTTTTACTTTTTAGTGTATGTGAGAGTTAGTTACGTTTGGACCTTTTTTTACTTATATAGTTTTTATTGAGTATATTGATATGTTGTTTGTCATCTTGTTGTTTTTACTTTTGCATTCCTCAATTCATTTGTTTTGATAAGTTTTTGATATGGTTATTTTACTATCAGTGGTAAGTTCACTATTACATTATATATGTATCATATTTACTATGGTATTATTTATATCTTGGTTCCCTACCAATTATGTTTTTCACGCTGTGATTAAATATTTTTATGTTGTTGATTTAAATTTTTCAGAGTAACTACATGATGTGATACTGTTCTTCTATATTTTATTTAGTTTTATTTTTGATGTGTATTTATTTGATTAAGATTGTTTTTTTCTACTCTATTATTGTTCTATTGTTTGAAATAATCTTTTTTCATGGTAAACTAAAATGTTGTGGTTTGGAATAGATTTTTGTATTAGTATAGCTTGTACTATTAATTTTACTATATTTATATGAAGAGAAAAAATTAACTAAAACATTTGTAGCTTAATTCTCAACATTAAATGTTATATAAAATTATATAACTGTTTGAAGATATATATCATGTTATATATCGTAATTTAGTTAAATTTATAACCATTTATGTGATTGGAAATTTTATCACAAATATACAATGTATATATCCCGACATAACTTAAGGTTTCTAGTCAACAAATTTAATATATTTCATAGTCTTTTGATTGTAATTTTCTATATTGTATAAATTAAACTTGAGTTATATATAAATGTTGTTTGGTCATCATATTTGTTGGTATGATGTGTCCACTACCAGTTATGAGTCTTTCTCTAAACTTTTCTGATTCTTTGTATTCATGATATGTCTTAGATAGATATGGTTAATGACCGGTTTAATGTTGGTTTATTAGTTATTTGGTTTACTTGTAAATACCGGTTATGTATATATAACCATGTAACGAATCTTGTACAGTTAAGTTTAATGTGAATAACAAACTATATTCTTGATTCTCTCTCTCGTTCCCAGCTCATCTTCTTCATCTTCATCATCTCGAATCTGATCTGTATGAAACCTTAATATGGTATCAGAGCAATCTATCTGAGCTTCCGCATACTCGATTCGCATCATGAGTCTTCCTTTGATGTCGATTTCGCGATTCGTGATTGTGATGATTTTCGCCATTGTTGAGCTGTTTCGGGGAGTTCTGAGTTGTTTTCTCATTCTTTCTCTTTTCGTTTCTCTTTGATTGACCTCTTGCGAACGATTTCTCTTCTTTTTCATCGTTTCGTATTGTTTCTTGTGGTGAGTGAATCTTGCTTCTTCTCGATGGTAGATCCGGTTCTTCCATCCGATGGATCTCGTTTTCAGACTGATTTGTATGAGAATCCTTACTACTTGCATCATACGGATCATCCAGGCCTCGTTCTTGTTTCTGATCGATTGACTACAGCTGCGGAATTTCACTCTTGGCGTCGTTCTATGCGTATGGCCTTGAATGTTCGTAACAAATTGGGCTTTGTTGATGGTACGATTCTTCGTCCTTCACCTGATCATCGTGACTATGGTGTGTGGTCTAGGTGCAATGATATTGTTGCGACGTGGTTGATGAACTCGGTTTCCAAGAAGATTGGACAGAGTCTATTGTTCATTTCCACAGCAGAGGGTATTTGGAATAATCTAGTCTTGCGTTTTAAGCAGGATGATGCTCCTCGTGTGTATGATTTAGAGCAACGGTTGAGCAAGATTGAACAAGGAGCCCTGGATGTGTCTACATACTATACGGAGTTGGTCACTTTGTGGGAAGAGCATAAGAACTATGTGGAGTTGCCAATCTGTACGTGTGGTCGATGTGAGTGTGATGCTGCTAACCTTTGGGAGAAGTTGCAACAGAGAAGTCGTGTTACGAAGTTCTTGATGGGGTTGAATGAAACTTATGAGCAGTCTCGACGTCATATTCTTATATATATATATATATATATATATATATTGTTGTTTTGACAGATTGGAATTGAGTGCCAACTAAGTGCAGAAGAATTGGCTCAACAAGTTCAGCAAACTTTCTGCTAATAAAAGAAGGATTAAATAGGTCTTCCACATAAACCCTAACGAGAGATCAGTACTTACTCACTTTCTCTCCTCATTATCCTTTCAATTATTTTCAAACATTCCTACAAACATATGT
This genomic interval from Brassica oleracea var. oleracea cultivar TO1000 chromosome C2, BOL, whole genome shotgun sequence contains the following:
- the LOC106323480 gene encoding uncharacterized protein LOC106323480, encoding MVDPVLPSDGSRFQTDLYENPYYLHHTDHPGLVLVSDRLTTAAEFHSWRRSMRMALNVRNKLGFVDGTILRPSPDHRDYGVWSRCNDIVATWLMNSVSKKIGQSLLFISTAEGIWNNLVLRFKQDDAPRVYDLEQRLSKIEQGALDVSTYYTELVTLWEEHKNYVELPICTCGRCECDAANLWEKLQQRSRVTKFLMGLNETYEQSRQELAQQVQQTFC